A segment of the Streptococcus chenjunshii genome:
TTTGAACACATTCAGATAATAGAATAGGAATGCTCGCCGCACTGGTATTCCCGTATTCCATCATATTGGCTGGGAATTTTTGGCGATCAATCCCCATTTTCTTTGCCATCTTATCTAAGATTCGGCTGTTAGCCTGATGCAAAAGAAAATAATCGACTGATTCAGCAGGCAAACCAGATTCAGCAAGCAGGTGAATGATACTTTGTGTAACATCTCTGATTGCAAAATCAAAAATAGCCCGCCCGTCCATCTTCAGAAACTTATCATCTTCACCTTTTTCAGAAAAAGGTGAGTCAAGGGCTGCCACCCCCGAAGATAAACTTTCACCGCGGCTGCCGTCAGAATGCAGCGATTCTGCAAGAAAGTGCTGCTCTTTGCTTTTTTCCAGAAGAACGCCGCCGGCACCGTCACCAAACAGTACAGCTGTCCTTCGGTCAGACCAGTCAAGGGTTTTAGACAGTGTTTCTGCCCCAATAACAAGGCCTTTGCGGTAAGAGCCACCCTCCAGCAGTTTTTGAGCAGCAGAGAGAGCAAAAACAAAGCCGCTGCAAGCCGCTGTCACATCAAAAGCAAAAGCTTTTACAGCCCCAATATTAGCTTGGACACGAGCCGCTGTAGAGGGCATTAAAGAATCCGGCGTAATGGTAGCTATGATAATAAAATCTAACTCTGAGGCATCTGTACCTGACCGCTGTAAAAGTTCCTCAGCAACATGCGTGGCCAGTTCACTGGTTGTCTCAGTTTGACTGATATGACGCCGGCGGATTCCTGTACGAGAGGCAATCCACTCATCGCTAGTATCCATAATTTTTGCGAGGTCATCATTACTGATGACCTGCTGCGGAGCATAGTGAGCCACTTGTGTGATTTTTGCAAATGTCATTACACCAACTCCTCCAGAAACTTATGAAGATTGCTTAGCCCTCGAGTCAAGACTTTTATCTCATCGCTGTCTAAACCTTCTACTATATGTGTAACCATAGATTTGTGAAATCTGCTGTGCAGCCGATTAAGCAGCCGGCCTTTTTTCGTCAGACGCAAATGGACAACACGCCTGTCTGCTGTTGAACGCATTCTTTCAATATAACCTTTTGTCTCTAATTTATTTAAACTGGTTGTAACAGTCCCGAGAGTTAACATCAATTCACGAGCAATATCACTTGGTGTCACATCACGTTGTTTGCCGATAATTTCAATTGTGTGCATTTCTTTTAAAGAAACGTCTTTAAACCGGCTGGTTTTTAGGCTAATTTCTTCAATGACCTGAACTCTATTGAAAATATCAACAAGATACTCGTTTATTTTGTCATATTCCAAGACCTTACCCCCTTACCATAAACTTTGACAATCAAAGTATATCAAAACTTAAAACAATTTTCAATGTTTTTCTGAAAATAAATGAGTATTTGCTTACTTCCCTGTAAACTTTGGCCGCCTTTTTTCGCCGTAAGCCCGAACTCCTTCTTTAAAGTCTTCTTTAAAAGCCAGTTCTTCCTGAAGTTTTAGTTCGGTTTCAGCATAATCATCCCAGCCAGCAAACGAAGAAGCCCAAACCATCTCTTTAATAGCACGGTAAGAATTAATAGAACCGCGCAATAGACGTTTAACAAGCTGCTTGGTCGTCCGTTCAAGCTTTTCACTTTCACACAGCCGGTAAACAATGCCGTAATCAAGTGCTTTTTCTGCTGTTAGGCCCTCCCCTGTCATAGCCAGCTGAGTGGCACGCGTTATACCGATAGCCCTGCTCATCAAAAACAAGCCGCCGGCATCAGGTGCCAGACCAACATTAACAAAAGCCTGAATAAATTTTGTCTGAGGTGTAGCTATAACGAAATCAGCCGCTACTGCCATATTAGCCGCTGCTCCTGCAACTGCGCCGTCAATACTCATAATGACCGGTTTGGGCAATCGTTTAATGGCAAAAGAAATCTTATTGACTAATTCAGCAATCAAAACAAGAGACTGGACATCATCAGCCTCTACTGCCCGCTGCATCTCCACCAAATCGCCGCCAACAGAAAAAACTTTGCCGTTAGCGTTAATAATCAGGATTTTAACCTGTTCATCTGCTTCTGCCTCTGCTAATGCAGCCAAAATTTCCTGACAGACTGGGATATTAAAACCATTTGAAACATCCGGTCGATTAAACGTTAATGTCGCAACCTCATCACTGACACTGTAAAGAATTCCATTATAGGACATGTTTTTCCTCCAAAATAGACTAAAAAGTTTGACAGTCAAATTATTTTTGAAATTGCTTTTATTTTACACAAAAAAAAGCCTGAACGCAAGATAAAAAGCAATTATTTTCTTGACAAAAGCAGAGGCTTCCGCCTAATAACACTGATTTATCAAACTTTCCGATG
Coding sequences within it:
- a CDS encoding beta-ketoacyl-ACP synthase III; this translates as MTFAKITQVAHYAPQQVISNDDLAKIMDTSDEWIASRTGIRRRHISQTETTSELATHVAEELLQRSGTDASELDFIIIATITPDSLMPSTAARVQANIGAVKAFAFDVTAACSGFVFALSAAQKLLEGGSYRKGLVIGAETLSKTLDWSDRRTAVLFGDGAGGVLLEKSKEQHFLAESLHSDGSRGESLSSGVAALDSPFSEKGEDDKFLKMDGRAIFDFAIRDVTQSIIHLLAESGLPAESVDYFLLHQANSRILDKMAKKMGIDRQKFPANMMEYGNTSAASIPILLSECVQNNLIKLDGSQTILLAGFGGGLTWGSLIVKI
- a CDS encoding MarR family winged helix-turn-helix transcriptional regulator, with protein sequence MEYDKINEYLVDIFNRVQVIEEISLKTSRFKDVSLKEMHTIEIIGKQRDVTPSDIARELMLTLGTVTTSLNKLETKGYIERMRSTADRRVVHLRLTKKGRLLNRLHSRFHKSMVTHIVEGLDSDEIKVLTRGLSNLHKFLEELV
- a CDS encoding enoyl-CoA hydratase; protein product: MSYNGILYSVSDEVATLTFNRPDVSNGFNIPVCQEILAALAEAEADEQVKILIINANGKVFSVGGDLVEMQRAVEADDVQSLVLIAELVNKISFAIKRLPKPVIMSIDGAVAGAAANMAVAADFVIATPQTKFIQAFVNVGLAPDAGGLFLMSRAIGITRATQLAMTGEGLTAEKALDYGIVYRLCESEKLERTTKQLVKRLLRGSINSYRAIKEMVWASSFAGWDDYAETELKLQEELAFKEDFKEGVRAYGEKRRPKFTGK